Proteins from a single region of Syntrophales bacterium:
- a CDS encoding helix-turn-helix domain-containing protein: MNTQLKEIANVWPNIQSVFSVPHNEKDYNNLVNFLDDLIDEVGNKESHPLSSLMETIGSLIETYESQNYPDIEGDPINALKTLMEEHGLKQSDLPEIGSQGVVSEIISGKRQLNVRQLKLLSERFKVSPVVFI; encoded by the coding sequence ATGAATACTCAGCTTAAAGAAATTGCCAACGTTTGGCCGAACATACAGAGTGTATTTTCTGTGCCCCACAATGAAAAAGATTATAATAACCTGGTCAATTTTCTTGACGACCTCATCGATGAGGTTGGTAACAAAGAGTCTCATCCCTTATCTTCATTGATGGAGACGATTGGCAGCCTGATCGAAACCTATGAATCCCAAAATTACCCCGATATAGAGGGGGATCCGATAAATGCCCTAAAGACCTTGATGGAAGAACATGGCCTGAAGCAATCAGACCTGCCCGAGATCGGGAGCCAAGGAGTGGTGTCGGAAATTATATCCGGCAAACGTCAGCTCAATGTTCGCCAACTTAAACTTCTCAGCGAGCGTTTTAAAGTTTCTCCTGTAGTGTTTATATGA
- a CDS encoding type II toxin-antitoxin system HicB family antitoxin, which produces MNKLFTAIVHKEDNLYVAECPEVGTASQGATIEDAIVNLQEATEIYLEEFPLEKTQHPFLTTFEVAVNA; this is translated from the coding sequence ATGAATAAGTTATTTACTGCTATTGTCCATAAAGAAGATAATTTATATGTTGCTGAATGCCCGGAAGTGGGTACTGCAAGTCAAGGTGCCACAATCGAAGACGCTATTGTTAATTTACAAGAAGCGACTGAAATTTATCTTGAAGAATTTCCTTTGGAAAAAACCCAACATCCTTTCCTTACAACTTTTGAGGTAGCTGTTAATGCCTGA
- a CDS encoding type II toxin-antitoxin system HicA family toxin — translation MPELPIISGKEAIKIFGSMGFKLVRQKGSHAVLRKRNKGCVIPLHTELAVGTLRSAIKQAGIAVEEFIDAYKNR, via the coding sequence ATGCCTGAACTTCCGATTATCTCTGGTAAAGAAGCTATAAAAATATTCGGAAGCATGGGCTTCAAGCTTGTCAGGCAAAAAGGCAGTCATGCAGTTTTAAGAAAAAGGAATAAAGGTTGTGTTATTCCCCTTCACACTGAACTTGCTGTTGGCACCCTACGAAGTGCAATTAAACAAGCCGGCATTGCTGTTGAAGAATTTATAGACGCATACAAAAACAGATAA
- a CDS encoding MoaD/ThiS family protein codes for MRVKIKTIYHLKRALGTGEVEVDLPEGTKVRGLLSRMIEMGGDKLSRRLFKPETGTLRPQIRLMVNGQDVGFLNGMDTALKDGDEVLLLPLAAGG; via the coding sequence ATGCGGGTCAAGATCAAAACCATTTATCACTTAAAAAGGGCGCTCGGCACAGGGGAGGTGGAGGTTGACCTGCCCGAGGGGACAAAGGTGCGGGGTCTCCTGTCCCGGATGATTGAAATGGGGGGGGATAAATTGTCGCGGCGCCTTTTCAAACCCGAAACTGGGACCCTCCGTCCGCAGATCCGCTTAATGGTGAATGGGCAGGACGTGGGGTTCTTGAACGGAATGGATACGGCGCTCAAAGACGGCGATGAGGTTTTGCTGCTTCCACTCGCAGCGGGCGGATAG